Proteins encoded by one window of Candidatus Woesearchaeota archaeon:
- a CDS encoding ABC transporter permease — MIKLLALMKKNLALLWRSKGSLIIYLFVAVFLLFGFASVFNKALVPFLIFGTLLPLIILLSSLLLVEEKTSKATFRNLTTPTPNIIFLVASYLSLLLIFIVPIALLFLSSRYFFSLPLFFSLPLILLVVFLFFTLFVFIGMIIGYVFSSESSIMIAAFSLTALFFFTSDQFLPLTLLPERWSFVFSFHPLTLSKQMIEVLTSSAASPPIFQGAIFLAIYSIIAFFVLMIAQHFRRQESLLTHSRKVRPKRRLKEELVRVVEREKTLEHEHYLKLRDGKQVKHIEDLAFVVDQLDEASYKEYVTLTKNLFADWVKDILDSPFIADEIRQSQSLDDLKKYLKLIARQHEDLVASGKQNK, encoded by the coding sequence ATGATAAAGCTCTTGGCGCTTATGAAAAAAAATCTTGCTCTCCTCTGGAGAAGTAAGGGTAGCTTAATCATTTACCTCTTTGTTGCAGTTTTTCTTCTTTTTGGATTTGCCTCGGTTTTTAATAAAGCCCTTGTACCTTTTCTTATTTTTGGAACCTTGCTCCCTTTAATCATTTTGCTTTCCTCGCTCCTGCTTGTTGAAGAGAAAACAAGTAAAGCAACTTTCCGCAATCTAACCACACCAACGCCTAACATCATTTTTCTCGTTGCTAGCTATCTCAGCCTGTTACTTATTTTTATAGTTCCTATTGCTCTCTTGTTTTTAAGCAGCCGGTATTTCTTTTCATTACCCCTCTTTTTTTCTCTTCCCTTAATATTGTTAGTGGTTTTTTTGTTTTTTACACTCTTTGTCTTTATAGGCATGATTATCGGCTATGTTTTTTCATCTGAAAGTTCAATAATGATTGCAGCGTTTTCCCTTACAGCATTATTTTTCTTTACCTCAGATCAATTCTTACCCTTGACACTTTTACCAGAGCGTTGGAGTTTTGTTTTTTCCTTTCATCCATTGACCTTAAGTAAACAGATGATTGAAGTACTTACCTCTTCAGCAGCTTCTCCTCCCATTTTTCAAGGGGCCATTTTTCTTGCAATATACTCGATCATTGCTTTTTTTGTGCTTATGATCGCTCAGCATTTCCGAAGACAAGAATCTTTATTGACACATTCACGAAAGGTAAGGCCCAAAAGAAGATTAAAGGAAGAATTGGTGAGAGTTGTTGAAAGAGAAAAAACATTGGAGCATGAACATTATCTTAAACTTCGTGATGGTAAACAGGTAAAGCATATCGAAGATCTTGCCTTTGTTGTCGATCAACTTGATGAAGCCAGCTATAAGGAATATGTTACGCTTACCAAAAATTTATTTGCAGATTGGGTTAAGGATATTCTTGATTCTCCTTTTATTGCTGATGAAATCAGACAAAGTCAATCATTAGATGACTTGAAAAAATACCTTAAGCTAATAGCACGCCAGCATGAGGATTTAGTTGCAAGTGGAAAACAAAACAAATAA